The Methanospirillum lacunae genome includes a window with the following:
- a CDS encoding ATP-binding protein, translating to MEKQRDSKKDSRFDIFHGIKISLISQSIAAKLIIIILTVSILPYLIVSLNSLYSVQTVSTISSTTNLEIANTSAEDTTRALETELIRILYIQTTALGNEINQKLHQVTTETTTMRDYASFIYEYPDNFNNYPNASMYSRKNGSNYGSIYPDNNSWLLVSNLAENSEGIIPDTILKEVRFTEWMDIIFRSIASNDPNAIQLYINTKSQITRGMPFVNGTYQWVDATKQFHSDINLPMYDFFYLANETNNPAKKTVWTTLYYDPAGLGWMISSISPVYLKEELKAVVGTDITLHRITDSILNVTIEKSGFAFLMANNGNLIAFPERAGPFLGFNGTLAGTFQGDEQLQYNLLNSSDLNLRDIAVNMSKGNQNVIRYVSPHDNHEYFVSYTPISETGWSVAVVVPVDEVTAPALTMNNQIQDQIKISSQHISDNVNQLKVNTTLLIMLILVAMIPTAFILSNMISQPIRTLIAGSRQIGSGDLDHRIKISTHDELEDLAINFNNMADELSKQLKELEKANQDLRQMDTIKSQFISIASHEIKTPLIAIKGYVDLLLTDKRDQTNSDQKRMLEIISRNTSRLGRIINEMLDISVIEQNKLVLLQDWFSIPDVIHDVTEELSSSFEKRGHTLLLEIDDNIPQVFGDKDRLAQVFINLLGNSIKYTPDHGVITVRARSEGTNIICEVEDNGIGISEENIPRIFTRFYQVNSITTHKTGKEEFLAGGTGLGLSIVKGIIDAHQGSISVRSSEGKGTTFQIILPVKEVALQVSTPQKNHFITREKKPIDDVQTNSKNRKSEKQTILIIDDEADTVQLFEDILSGTYDVLTANTGATGIKIALSNLPSLILLDAWMPGITGYDVCKTLKKNSKTQTIPIIIVTAAVGSDDQIKAHTCGADYYLKKPFENTELLSLLDKFLGFIGENHD from the coding sequence ATAAAAATTAGTCTGATCTCTCAGTCAATTGCTGCCAAATTAATAATTATCATCCTGACTGTATCGATTCTTCCATATCTGATTGTAAGTCTTAACTCACTCTACTCAGTCCAGACTGTTTCAACAATATCTTCCACAACAAATCTGGAGATAGCAAATACATCTGCTGAAGATACTACCCGGGCTCTTGAGACTGAACTAATACGAATCCTTTACATTCAGACAACTGCACTGGGAAATGAAATTAACCAAAAACTTCATCAGGTTACTACTGAAACAACGACAATGAGGGATTATGCTTCCTTCATTTATGAATACCCGGATAACTTTAACAATTATCCAAATGCTAGCATGTATAGCCGCAAAAATGGCTCAAATTATGGTAGTATATACCCGGATAACAATTCCTGGTTACTTGTCTCAAATCTGGCAGAGAATTCAGAGGGTATAATTCCTGATACCATCTTAAAAGAAGTCAGGTTCACAGAGTGGATGGACATAATATTTCGTTCCATTGCATCAAATGATCCAAATGCTATTCAACTCTATATAAATACTAAAAGCCAGATTACACGGGGAATGCCTTTTGTAAATGGCACTTACCAATGGGTCGATGCAACAAAGCAATTTCATTCTGACATAAATCTCCCAATGTATGACTTTTTTTATCTTGCTAATGAAACCAATAACCCCGCCAAAAAAACCGTCTGGACTACATTGTATTATGATCCTGCGGGTCTCGGATGGATGATATCCTCAATCTCTCCGGTTTATTTAAAAGAGGAACTGAAAGCAGTTGTCGGAACAGATATTACACTGCATCGAATTACAGATTCAATTCTAAATGTAACAATCGAAAAGAGTGGATTTGCCTTTTTAATGGCTAATAATGGGAATTTAATAGCATTCCCTGAACGAGCAGGACCTTTTTTGGGATTTAACGGGACACTTGCGGGAACATTTCAAGGAGATGAGCAACTCCAATACAATCTCCTGAATAGTTCTGATCTAAACCTCAGAGATATTGCAGTCAATATGTCGAAAGGAAATCAAAATGTCATCAGATATGTGAGCCCCCATGATAACCATGAATACTTTGTCTCTTACACGCCTATTAGTGAAACCGGATGGAGTGTAGCAGTAGTAGTCCCGGTCGATGAAGTAACAGCACCAGCTCTCACAATGAATAATCAAATTCAGGACCAGATAAAAATTTCATCTCAACATATCTCTGATAATGTTAACCAATTAAAAGTAAATACAACTCTCCTGATAATGCTGATTCTTGTTGCCATGATTCCAACTGCTTTTATTTTGTCTAATATGATTTCACAGCCTATTCGCACACTAATTGCAGGGTCAAGACAGATTGGATCAGGGGATCTGGATCATCGAATCAAGATATCAACACATGATGAACTTGAAGATTTGGCAATAAATTTCAATAATATGGCTGATGAATTGAGTAAACAGTTAAAAGAACTTGAAAAAGCCAACCAGGATCTCCGCCAGATGGACACAATAAAATCTCAGTTCATATCTATTGCATCTCATGAAATCAAAACTCCCCTCATAGCAATAAAGGGATATGTTGACCTGCTTCTTACAGATAAAAGGGATCAAACTAATTCAGATCAGAAGAGAATGCTTGAAATAATCTCCCGCAATACATCAAGACTTGGAAGAATTATCAACGAAATGCTGGATATTTCAGTTATTGAGCAGAACAAACTCGTCCTTTTACAGGACTGGTTCTCAATTCCAGATGTAATTCATGATGTTACCGAAGAATTATCCAGTTCTTTTGAAAAACGCGGCCACACCCTCTTACTTGAGATCGATGATAACATTCCACAAGTTTTTGGCGATAAGGACAGATTAGCCCAGGTTTTTATTAATTTACTTGGAAACTCAATAAAATATACACCGGATCATGGAGTCATCACAGTTCGTGCCAGATCAGAAGGCACGAATATAATATGTGAAGTTGAGGATAACGGAATCGGCATTTCAGAGGAGAATATTCCCCGTATTTTTACCAGGTTTTATCAGGTAAACTCTATCACGACACACAAAACTGGAAAAGAGGAGTTTTTAGCCGGAGGAACAGGTCTAGGACTTTCAATAGTAAAAGGAATTATCGATGCACACCAGGGATCAATCTCTGTGAGAAGCTCAGAAGGAAAAGGAACAACATTTCAAATAATACTCCCGGTAAAAGAAGTTGCTTTACAGGTAAGTACACCCCAAAAAAACCATTTTATCACAAGAGAGAAAAAACCAATTGATGATGTCCAAACAAATTCAAAGAACCGAAAATCAGAGAAACAGACGATATTGATTATTGATGATGAAGCAGATACAGTCCAGTTATTTGAGGATATTCTGTCTGGTACATACGATGTTCTTACAGCCAACACCGGGGCAACGGGAATAAAAATTGCACTATCCAACCTTCCAAGTCTGATTCTCCTTGATGCATGGATGCCTGGAATAACCGGATA